A single genomic interval of Trinickia acidisoli harbors:
- a CDS encoding CaiB/BaiF CoA transferase family protein has product MSTVSSLPLDGIRVVEFTHMVMGPTCGMILADLGAEVIKIEPPGGDKTRRLPGLGIGFFRTFNRNKKSVVIDIATPAGQAAAVDLIGECDVVIENFRPGLMREFGLDYETLSKRYPRLVYAAHKGFLPGPYDKRLALDEVVQMMGGLAYMTGPVGRPLRAGASVNDIMGGMFGAIGILAALRERDRTGRGQEVQSALFENCVFLCSQHMQQYAMTHQPLPPMPARVSAWSVYDVFALAQDEQLFIGAVSDKQFVALCGVLERDDLAADPRFASNAQRVATRAELIPQLAGSLKLQRVDALVPKLEAAGIPYAPIVRPEQLLDDPHLKASGGLVPMTTDDGGTTDVVLLPLAMGGRRPGVRHALAKIGEHTQDILGRLTGQASAKGEA; this is encoded by the coding sequence ATGAGCACGGTTTCCTCGCTTCCGCTCGACGGTATCCGCGTCGTCGAATTCACGCACATGGTCATGGGGCCGACGTGCGGCATGATCCTCGCCGACCTCGGGGCCGAGGTCATCAAGATCGAACCGCCAGGCGGTGACAAGACGCGCCGTTTGCCTGGCCTCGGGATCGGATTCTTTCGCACGTTCAATCGCAACAAGAAAAGCGTCGTCATCGACATTGCCACGCCGGCGGGCCAGGCCGCGGCCGTCGATTTGATCGGCGAGTGCGACGTGGTGATCGAGAACTTCCGGCCAGGCCTCATGCGTGAGTTCGGGCTCGATTACGAGACATTGTCCAAGCGCTATCCGCGGCTCGTCTATGCCGCGCACAAGGGCTTCTTGCCGGGACCCTACGATAAACGGCTCGCACTCGACGAAGTCGTGCAGATGATGGGCGGCTTGGCTTATATGACGGGGCCGGTCGGGCGTCCGTTGCGCGCGGGTGCGTCGGTGAACGACATCATGGGCGGCATGTTCGGCGCGATCGGCATCTTGGCCGCGCTGCGCGAACGCGATCGCACGGGGCGCGGGCAAGAAGTGCAGAGCGCGTTGTTCGAGAACTGCGTGTTCCTGTGTTCTCAGCACATGCAGCAATATGCAATGACGCATCAACCGCTGCCGCCGATGCCGGCGCGTGTCTCGGCGTGGAGCGTCTACGACGTGTTCGCGCTTGCACAGGATGAGCAACTGTTCATCGGCGCGGTCAGCGACAAGCAATTCGTCGCGCTGTGCGGCGTGCTCGAACGCGACGATCTTGCCGCCGATCCTCGCTTTGCGAGCAACGCTCAGCGCGTGGCCACGCGCGCCGAATTGATTCCGCAATTGGCCGGCAGCCTGAAGCTTCAGCGCGTCGATGCGCTGGTGCCGAAGCTTGAAGCCGCGGGGATTCCGTATGCGCCGATCGTGCGGCCCGAGCAATTGTTGGACGATCCGCATTTGAAAGCGAGCGGCGGGCTCGTGCCGATGACGACCGACGACGGCGGTACGACCGATGTCGTTCTGCTTCCGTTGGCGATGGGCGGGCGGCGCCCCGGCGTGCGGCATGCGCTCGCCAAGATCGGCGAGCATACGCAGGACATTCTGGGGCGATTGACGGGGCAGGCGAGCGCGAAAGGCGAAGCGTGA
- a CDS encoding SRPBCC family protein encodes MSKRDEYKPGSAAGAEVRKDGEKWTLVVVRELRHAPEKVWKALTDPVSLREWAPFDADRSLAAVGPIKLSTVGTPTPNVSETEVTRADAPHLLEYRWGSNDLRWTLEPRGDGTRLTLWHNIDRGFIAMGAAGWHICFDVLDRFVGEEPIGRIVGGEAMKFEWQRLNTEYAKQFGL; translated from the coding sequence ATGAGCAAACGTGACGAATACAAGCCCGGCTCGGCCGCCGGCGCAGAAGTACGCAAAGATGGCGAAAAATGGACGCTCGTCGTCGTTCGCGAGTTGCGCCACGCTCCCGAGAAAGTGTGGAAGGCGTTGACCGATCCGGTCAGCCTGCGCGAATGGGCGCCGTTCGATGCCGATCGAAGCCTCGCCGCCGTCGGCCCCATCAAACTCTCGACAGTCGGCACGCCGACGCCGAATGTCAGCGAAACCGAAGTAACCCGCGCCGACGCGCCCCACTTGCTTGAATACCGCTGGGGCAGCAATGATCTGCGTTGGACGCTCGAGCCGCGCGGTGACGGCACACGTCTCACGCTCTGGCACAACATCGATCGCGGCTTCATTGCGATGGGTGCGGCCGGCTGGCACATTTGCTTCGACGTGCTCGACCGGTTCGTCGGCGAGGAGCCCATCGGGCGTATTGTTGGCGGTGAAGCGATGAAGTTCGAATGGCAACGCCTGAACACCGAGTACGCGAAGCAATTCGGCCTCTGA
- a CDS encoding LysR substrate-binding domain-containing protein, with translation MKHSTSSLRPSSRPPLASLEAVCVVAREGSFSAAALATGVTHGAISRRIGAVENWLGYPLFERHGRGVRLTPDGQRLVSRIDQAFSIIDGASDQWRPARPPRIVKVSVTPAFAQLWLFDRLAALEAGPQPLAVALDVTYRNADVAAGEADVAVRCSRGYSPGLDSQRLFPETLYPVAAPAIAAQLSARKSAQLLDWPLLHDSDLTGWRTWFAAQGIALKPRPQDRRFEDYNVVLSAAQAGLGIALAREPFSNRWLARSGLVRIGRFEVGSPLAYYVLTAKREARPEVLDFVCRLMQAAAQSASASAQGKTRSQRAVG, from the coding sequence ATGAAACACAGCACATCATCCTTGCGTCCGTCGTCACGTCCGCCGCTTGCCAGCCTCGAAGCGGTTTGCGTCGTGGCACGCGAAGGCTCGTTCAGTGCGGCGGCGCTGGCAACGGGCGTCACGCACGGCGCGATCAGCCGTCGCATCGGCGCCGTCGAAAACTGGCTCGGATACCCGCTCTTCGAGCGCCACGGGCGCGGCGTACGTTTGACGCCGGACGGGCAGCGGCTCGTCAGTCGCATCGATCAAGCGTTCTCGATCATCGACGGCGCGTCGGATCAATGGCGCCCCGCACGGCCGCCGCGCATCGTCAAAGTCAGCGTCACGCCCGCCTTTGCGCAGCTTTGGCTGTTCGATCGCTTGGCTGCGCTCGAAGCGGGGCCGCAACCGCTAGCGGTCGCCCTCGACGTCACGTACCGCAATGCCGACGTGGCCGCGGGCGAAGCCGACGTCGCCGTGCGTTGCAGCCGAGGCTACTCGCCCGGTCTCGATTCGCAACGGCTGTTTCCCGAGACGCTGTATCCCGTGGCAGCGCCCGCGATCGCCGCTCAACTCAGCGCGCGCAAAAGCGCTCAGTTGCTCGATTGGCCGCTGCTGCACGATTCCGACCTCACCGGGTGGCGCACGTGGTTCGCGGCGCAAGGCATCGCGTTGAAACCGCGGCCGCAGGATCGGCGATTCGAGGATTACAACGTGGTGCTGTCTGCCGCGCAGGCAGGCCTTGGTATCGCACTCGCGCGCGAACCGTTCTCGAATCGATGGCTCGCGCGAAGCGGACTGGTACGCATCGGCCGATTCGAAGTTGGGTCTCCGCTCGCCTATTACGTATTGACGGCGAAACGCGAAGCGCGGCCGGAAGTGCTCGATTTCGTCTGCCGACTCATGCAGGCGGCGGCGCAAAGCGCGTCGGCGTCCGCGCAGGGGAAGACGCGTTCTCAACGTGCTGTGGGTTAG
- a CDS encoding DMT family transporter yields MNTSAPSTRFFSSATAGLAMAAVAFTIVAWASAFPFIRIGLHGLTPLHLAAARFATAALLIAAWLAYRRPKLPKPRDGLRFASCGLFGIAIYNALLNTGETTVAPGAASFIVNAMPIFTALFATMFLGERFNRWAWLGSVFSFAGIGVIASGQAGGLVPGAGASLILIAAICSAAFIVMQRPLIPVYGPLACTAYTLLAGALWLAPWLPGALAELSRASGQTMQAVVVLGVFPAALGYATWAYALGYFGAARAANFLYLVPAVATALSIVLTGEHLHLTTVTGGLMVIAGVAYVAWRGRR; encoded by the coding sequence ATGAATACATCAGCCCCTTCCACACGCTTCTTCTCGTCCGCCACGGCAGGATTGGCCATGGCGGCGGTCGCCTTTACCATCGTCGCTTGGGCCAGTGCCTTTCCGTTCATTCGGATCGGGCTGCACGGCTTGACGCCGCTGCATCTCGCGGCTGCGCGTTTCGCCACGGCCGCGCTGCTCATCGCGGCATGGCTGGCGTACCGTCGGCCCAAATTACCGAAGCCGCGCGATGGGCTGCGCTTCGCGTCGTGCGGCTTGTTCGGCATTGCCATCTACAACGCGTTGCTCAATACGGGGGAGACAACCGTCGCGCCCGGCGCAGCGAGCTTCATCGTCAACGCGATGCCGATTTTCACGGCGCTGTTCGCGACGATGTTTCTCGGTGAGCGGTTCAATCGCTGGGCGTGGCTCGGCTCGGTATTCAGCTTCGCCGGCATCGGGGTCATCGCCAGCGGCCAGGCGGGCGGGCTCGTGCCGGGTGCGGGCGCCAGCCTCATCTTGATCGCCGCGATCTGTTCGGCCGCGTTCATCGTCATGCAGCGGCCCTTGATTCCGGTTTATGGCCCGCTCGCTTGCACGGCCTATACGTTGCTGGCCGGCGCACTATGGCTGGCGCCATGGCTACCCGGCGCGCTGGCCGAACTGTCGCGCGCATCCGGACAGACGATGCAGGCCGTGGTCGTGCTCGGCGTATTTCCCGCCGCATTGGGCTATGCCACGTGGGCTTACGCGCTCGGCTATTTCGGCGCGGCCCGTGCCGCAAACTTCTTGTACTTGGTGCCGGCCGTCGCAACGGCATTGTCGATCGTGTTGACGGGCGAGCACCTTCACTT
- a CDS encoding DUF1801 domain-containing protein, protein MKKSSATESKPDSKQESKPEGKPASELIDERIAHLGDWRGEALSKMRALIKEAEPEVIEEWKWMGTPIWSRDGIICTGESYKSIIKLTFFKGASLKDPTKLFNSSLDGNVRRAIDIHEGEEIDANAFKALVREAVALNAASAKAKAKPKRAKQ, encoded by the coding sequence ATGAAGAAATCGAGCGCGACCGAAAGCAAGCCGGACAGCAAGCAGGAAAGCAAGCCCGAAGGCAAACCGGCGTCCGAACTGATCGATGAACGCATCGCCCACCTCGGCGACTGGCGAGGCGAAGCCTTGAGCAAAATGCGAGCGCTCATCAAGGAGGCCGAACCCGAGGTCATCGAAGAATGGAAGTGGATGGGTACGCCCATATGGTCGCGCGACGGAATCATCTGCACGGGCGAGTCGTACAAGTCGATCATCAAATTGACGTTCTTCAAGGGCGCCTCGCTGAAAGATCCGACGAAGCTCTTCAACTCGAGCCTCGATGGCAATGTCAGACGCGCCATCGACATCCACGAGGGAGAAGAGATCGACGCGAATGCATTCAAGGCGCTCGTGCGCGAGGCCGTCGCCCTCAATGCAGCGAGTGCCAAGGCAAAAGCAAAGCCGAAGCGGGCCAAGCAATGA
- a CDS encoding bifunctional diguanylate cyclase/phosphodiesterase yields MENPEIDHEDEYRVPVGDLHVAVIRYDACGQRRYMNRAATTMMSALFGGSRVVLAESELLSQATLQRYLDAIREVAATGITRELELTFDGLPTAQREHYLVQLVTDPVRDHDPGVLALCFNITARKRAEAKLRDREAFLESLLDTIPIPVFSKDRQGRYLQLNRAFQDFLGIPKEQFVGKTVFEVNPPELATIYLAMDEELFANEGIQRYEYKARNASKEDRDVEYSKAVFHDAEGRQAGIIGAILDITERKRAEVELRTQYDKILQLNRSLEDKARELSEARARLMNVLHTIPDMVWLKSTSGVFTLCNHGVERFVGKSKTEILGKTDYDFFDPGLADFFRERERAAIDAMRICVNDEWVVSPATGERILLEMRRLPVFDAQGEVTGVLAVARDITERRRFDETLARREREFRTLVEHSPDTVARYDRNLRRLYVNPTFASLAAGGVEALLGKTPSEYPGGPNTVLYERELAEVFVTGSDRQFELRWQPAEGEELCQLIRLTPELGPDGKVETVLAVGRDITELHASREKIHRMAYFDALTGLPNRTSFNEALRRLTPAFAQDRLTAVMMIDMDRFKSVNDTMGHAVGDELLREAAARLIESVRPGDTVARFGGDEFAVLLPDVRNRRTLEQISATIIKRFGERFVLNGKEVFISCSLGMALYPIDSTDADDLLKYADSAMYLAKRSGRQGFRFYTNDLTVEAAANLLLEADLRRAIDRGELELHYQPQVAFRDAEVLGSEALLRWNRPGFGFIPPDQFVPVAEETGLIVDIGRWVLREACRAAAEWNTAGGPPHTVAVNLSPRQFQARGLVATVEKILAETGCRPEWLELEITESLLLDEDDSVGHALSAFKRMGLSIAIDDFGTGYSALSYLTRFPIDTLKIDRTFVQKVTTDRRHAELVKAILSISRCLGHRVVAEGVETMEQAAFLNVYGCEVAQGFLYSKPLPRREIALLPRYLTPHTHVEAPVDVESGAR; encoded by the coding sequence ATGGAAAACCCTGAGATCGACCACGAAGACGAATACCGCGTGCCTGTCGGCGATTTGCATGTCGCCGTGATCCGGTACGACGCATGCGGCCAGCGGCGCTACATGAACCGCGCGGCCACGACCATGATGAGCGCCCTATTCGGCGGCTCGCGGGTCGTGCTCGCCGAATCGGAACTGCTGTCGCAGGCCACGCTCCAGCGGTATCTCGACGCCATTCGCGAAGTGGCGGCCACGGGCATCACGCGCGAACTGGAATTGACGTTCGACGGGCTGCCCACCGCGCAGCGCGAACACTACCTGGTGCAGCTCGTGACCGATCCGGTTCGAGACCACGATCCGGGCGTGCTGGCGCTCTGCTTCAACATCACCGCGCGCAAGCGCGCCGAAGCGAAACTGCGCGACCGGGAAGCGTTCCTCGAATCGCTGCTCGATACGATTCCCATCCCCGTCTTCTCCAAGGACAGGCAGGGACGTTATCTTCAACTCAACCGAGCCTTTCAAGACTTTCTGGGCATCCCGAAAGAACAATTCGTCGGCAAGACCGTATTCGAGGTAAATCCGCCCGAACTGGCGACCATCTATCTCGCCATGGACGAGGAGCTGTTCGCAAACGAAGGGATCCAGCGCTACGAATACAAGGCCAGGAACGCATCGAAAGAAGACCGGGACGTCGAGTACAGCAAAGCCGTTTTTCACGATGCCGAAGGCCGCCAGGCCGGCATCATCGGCGCGATTTTGGACATTACCGAGCGCAAACGCGCGGAAGTCGAGTTGCGGACGCAATACGACAAGATTCTGCAACTGAACAGGAGCCTCGAGGACAAAGCGCGCGAACTGTCCGAAGCGCGCGCGCGCCTGATGAACGTGCTCCATACCATTCCCGATATGGTTTGGCTAAAGAGCACGAGCGGTGTCTTTACGCTCTGCAATCACGGGGTCGAGCGGTTCGTCGGCAAGTCGAAAACAGAAATCCTCGGCAAGACCGATTACGATTTTTTCGACCCAGGATTGGCCGACTTCTTCCGCGAGCGCGAACGCGCGGCGATCGATGCGATGCGTATTTGCGTCAACGACGAATGGGTGGTCAGCCCCGCGACGGGCGAGCGCATCTTGCTGGAAATGCGCAGGCTTCCCGTATTCGATGCGCAGGGCGAGGTGACGGGCGTACTGGCCGTCGCGCGCGACATCACCGAGCGCCGGCGTTTCGACGAAACGCTGGCTCGGCGCGAGCGCGAGTTCCGAACCCTCGTCGAGCATTCGCCCGATACGGTCGCCCGCTACGACAGAAATCTGCGACGCCTCTACGTCAATCCCACCTTCGCGTCGCTTGCGGCTGGCGGGGTCGAAGCATTGCTCGGCAAGACGCCGTCGGAGTATCCGGGCGGACCGAATACCGTGCTCTACGAGCGCGAACTGGCCGAGGTGTTCGTCACCGGAAGCGATCGACAGTTCGAGTTGAGATGGCAACCCGCCGAGGGCGAGGAGCTATGCCAATTGATCCGGCTGACTCCGGAACTCGGCCCCGACGGCAAAGTGGAAACCGTGCTTGCCGTGGGGCGCGACATCACCGAGCTGCATGCGTCGCGAGAAAAGATTCATCGCATGGCGTATTTCGATGCGCTGACAGGGCTGCCGAATCGCACCTCGTTCAACGAAGCGCTGCGCCGGCTCACGCCTGCCTTCGCGCAAGATCGCTTGACGGCCGTGATGATGATCGATATGGATCGCTTCAAGAGCGTCAACGACACGATGGGCCACGCGGTCGGCGACGAACTGCTGCGCGAGGCGGCGGCACGCCTGATCGAGAGCGTGCGTCCCGGCGACACGGTCGCGCGCTTCGGCGGCGACGAGTTTGCCGTGCTGCTGCCCGATGTTCGCAACCGCCGCACGCTCGAACAGATCTCGGCAACGATCATCAAACGGTTCGGCGAGCGCTTCGTACTGAACGGCAAGGAAGTATTCATCTCGTGCAGCCTCGGGATGGCGCTCTATCCGATCGACAGCACCGATGCCGACGATCTGCTCAAGTACGCGGATTCGGCGATGTACTTGGCCAAGCGCTCGGGCCGCCAAGGTTTCCGCTTCTATACGAACGATTTGACCGTGGAAGCCGCGGCGAACCTACTGCTCGAAGCGGATCTTCGCCGCGCCATCGATCGCGGCGAGCTCGAGTTGCACTACCAACCTCAAGTAGCATTCCGCGATGCCGAAGTACTCGGTTCCGAGGCGCTGTTGCGATGGAATCGGCCGGGCTTCGGCTTTATTCCGCCCGATCAATTCGTGCCGGTCGCGGAAGAAACGGGCCTCATCGTCGACATCGGCCGATGGGTGCTGCGCGAGGCCTGTCGTGCCGCGGCGGAATGGAATACCGCCGGCGGCCCGCCCCACACTGTCGCCGTCAATCTGTCGCCGAGACAGTTTCAGGCGCGCGGCTTGGTGGCGACCGTCGAGAAGATCCTCGCCGAAACGGGTTGCCGGCCAGAATGGTTGGAGCTCGAAATCACCGAGAGCTTACTGTTGGACGAAGACGATTCGGTGGGCCACGCGCTATCCGCATTCAAGCGCATGGGACTATCGATCGCAATCGACGATTTCGGCACCGGCTACTCGGCACTCAGCTATCTGACTCGCTTTCCGATCGATACGCTCAAGATCGATCGGACCTTCGTGCAAAAGGTCACCACCGATCGTCGCCATGCCGAGCTCGTCAAGGCGATTCTCTCCATCTCTCGCTGCCTCGGACATCGCGTCGTGGCCGAAGGCGTCGAAACGATGGAGCAAGCGGCCTTTCTCAACGTTTACGGTTGCGAGGTCGCGCAGGGCTTTCTCTATAGCAAGCCGCTGCCGCGACGTGAGATCGCGTTGCTGCCGCGCTATTTGACGCCGCATACGCATGTCGAGGCGCCCGTGGACGTAGAGAGCGGCGCACGCTGA
- a CDS encoding ArsR/SmtB family transcription factor has translation MESTFAVIAEPSRRAILSLLAISECSVGDIEQELSLSQPSVSKHLRVLREAGFVESRIDAQRRLYRIRPEPLMEVDAWLAQFRQFWSVHLDALERHLDETNPPPRKKVKGKRR, from the coding sequence ATGGAATCAACCTTCGCCGTCATTGCCGAACCGAGCCGCCGCGCCATCCTGAGCCTGCTCGCAATATCCGAGTGCTCCGTGGGCGACATCGAGCAGGAATTGAGCCTCTCGCAGCCCTCGGTGTCGAAACATTTGCGCGTGCTGCGCGAAGCGGGCTTCGTCGAGTCGCGCATCGATGCGCAGCGTCGTTTGTATCGAATCCGACCCGAACCGCTGATGGAGGTCGATGCCTGGCTCGCGCAGTTCCGGCAATTCTGGTCCGTCCATCTCGATGCACTCGAACGCCATCTCGATGAAACGAATCCTCCACCCCGTAAAAAAGTAAAAGGTAAGAGACGATGA
- a CDS encoding VOC family protein, giving the protein MKLNHLSFPSANTAVTAKFFEEQLSFTIAGTWEQSYILKRAGFDVVIEHVSTPIPQWPQNFHLGFELPDLSAVRVLYERFKTEGVEMETDIFNNGCGSRFFCREPGGLMFEINTRTDAAPEYQGTFDN; this is encoded by the coding sequence ATGAAGCTCAATCATTTGAGCTTTCCCTCCGCCAATACGGCCGTAACCGCGAAATTCTTCGAAGAGCAATTGAGCTTCACCATAGCCGGAACCTGGGAGCAATCGTATATCCTCAAACGCGCTGGTTTCGACGTCGTGATCGAACACGTCAGCACCCCCATCCCCCAATGGCCGCAAAACTTTCATCTTGGATTCGAATTGCCGGATCTTTCCGCAGTCCGCGTGTTGTATGAGCGCTTCAAGACGGAAGGCGTCGAGATGGAAACGGACATATTCAACAACGGCTGCGGTTCGCGTTTCTTTTGTCGAGAACCCGGCGGACTGATGTTCGAAATCAATACCCGCACGGACGCCGCGCCCGAGTATCAAGGAACGTTCGACAACTGA